The sequence CTATCTTGACAAAAACACACTAGAactgaagtaaaaaaaaaaaaaaaaaacataaaaccaACCTCATCAATCATAGGTAAAAATTCTCTGGCAGGTTGGCAGAGAACAGTTTGATTATTTCCCTGAATGGttaaaaaaataccaaacattattataaaagaagaaaaaataacatgGGATTAATATAGTAACAAGTTGATCTAGcaaaaaaaatagtaatataaTTTGCTCACATTTCTATATTTGCGTCCTTTAGCAGGCGCCTTAATGTCCATTCCATGACTTCCAGCATAATACAGTTCTGATAACTTTACGAAATTAAAGACTTTTGCTCTGCATCTTCCACTCACTATTGCTGTAGGAAAATACTTGGCTGTGTCTCTCACTGCTTCCCTCATCTATTTACCACAAACCAAACAATGAATTAGTTTAATaactataaaagaaaatattgactaaaaCTTCATTAGTTAAGTTTAGTGATAATTGGTAAAAAGGTAAACAAACCTCAGCAGTCATAAAGGCTTTGTCAGGATCATCAACAATAGGAGACAATGTGCCATCGTAGTCCAAAaacattattatttgtttcccTTTTGAAGCATTTATAATTTCCTCGAACATGTCCAAAGCTGAGGGATGATGAACCTATATTAAAACAAGAAGAAGTTAAAACCACATTAAAAATCATTGTAATCCAATCCATTtgcaattttttgttttaaaCAAATTTATTAATGAATAAAAGACTTACAATCCAAGACTTGAGATTTTCAGTTTCAGAGGATCTACGAGGTGGGGAAGAAGCTCTCATGGAATCAAGTAAAGCAGTAATCCTATTAGCTCCATGATCACCGGCAGCAGACTCAATGTTCTTGAATGATTTCTTCGCCGGAACGGCGATGAATCTCCCCGGCGGCGGTAGTGGTCCGGGAACAGCCGGTGAGAACGATAAGAAAGAAGACTCCAACCCTGATCTCGGGTCAGAAACAATCACATTCTGGTTCGTCATTTGACCACACAAAATTACCCTGCATATGGTACAAACACGTCATATATAGTACGTACTATGCATAACTGATGAAATCGCATTAAATAGACGgaccaaaaaaaaaaggtaacGTACCTTGAAAAGATTAAAAAAACAGAGGAACTGGAATTAGAAAGAGAAGAAATTGGAGAGACACAAAGTCAGAGAATTGAATAATTAAACTTCTCTGTATCTGTTGTGTGTTTAagtgaaagagaaagaaaatagagaaGTAAAGAGCAAAGGGCCAAGAAAGAGAGAAGATTGTATGTAAGTCACAGGGGAAGAAGAAAGGGGGAAGACTGAATTTATAAGGTAGAGAGGGGGCACTAAGGGACGAATAAGGCACCCCAACTTTTTCTGGCTTTTATTTTGTTACCTTTTGTGCCCTCAAAAACGACTCAGCTATGCGTCGGACTATATTACTTTGGGTGCTATTTATTTTACTTTGTTATCTTAAATTGAAATTTAGTATATCTGCTAATGTGAACAGTTAAAAGATTAAGAGCTAATGATACTAAGTTAATGCAATTCAAACTTGATTTTGTGGACCTGTCTAACCGAGTAATTCAAAAGTCTTACGTTACTTTTTCATGTTATAGACGGTGGATTATTAGAGATGGAATACTTTGGTCTTCTTAATTTCTTTGGTACTTTTTGCTTATGAAATTCAGTTGTCTTACTTGGTAAAGTAAATTTGATTacattaatttatttttgaattctAGTGATATCTgcaaaataaactgaaaataaaaGTCAAAGTCAAAATgagtaattttattttaacaaaatgtTGGTCAAGAACAAGATTAACTTAATTTGAATGTCATAAagcaataaatgcttcattttgaAATAGACAAGTCCTAAAagaatcttttttttctttttttgaaaaccGATTTTATGTTAATAAGGTGTATTATTACTACTAGAAATCAGGTGTTTTCCATCCAAGGCTTTCCGCCCGAAATCGATCGGAAATAAGAGTATTTGGtcgcaaaagtcaacaaaaattgtccgtcaacaaaaaaaataacatttccgaccgaaatgaaattggtcaaatatttggTTATACTTGTAAattatgtacaaaaataattatttataaaaaatttacaaaatttccgaccgaactcggtcggaaattggtcaaatatttggtcaaacttgtatataatgtacaaaaataattatttattaaaaaattccaaatttcCGACCAAATTCGGTCgaaaagtttgaattttttttccacaaaaattatatatatttaattaatcaATCAAAATAATTATCATTCAATATTTCCGACCAAATCCGGTCGAAAAAATGCTTCatacaaattaaaatataaatttaataatatttgtgtgtgcaaataataaagaggttttaaataaataatatttaatcaTTATAtcagcaaaaaaaataaaatatccgGTCGATTTCGATCGGAAATTGATCAAATATTTGGTCAACTGAGCCTCATGAATAGAAAATAAATACTTTAGTCTTCCTAAAGAAGATATGCAATAAAGAACAGGAGTAGTCTAACATTTTGCATGTAAATAGCCTTCATTTCCTTTTAGGTTCTTGGGTATGCCTAAGTCTAAAGACCTTGCACCACCGCCACGTCGCCATTTTAAATTTCTAGACATTAGGTTATGGTCCTAATTTTGGTGCCAGCTGGCTGTACCCTCAAACTCAATAGATTGGTTAATGAAGTTTGAAAATTTTACTACCAAAAGGAAAAATACGATTTTAGGGATATCATATGATCTCAGGGGGAATTTAGGACTGTGGAGAAATTTCTAAATCTAGCAATTATTCATAAAGTTTCTTTACTATACATCATGCTTTGGTGCCATTGGTGGTTCAACAATCTTCTCCCTCCACAGAATAGGCTAAAAGCCGATAAAAATTATACTCGCACCCGATGTTTACACTTAGCTAATGAATACCTAATATTTGTCCTATATAAGTTATTTATCAGTTAACCACAGATAGCTAATATACATCTAAACTTTAATTTGAGGCTCTCatgattaaattatttaatttgatgTAAATATTCGGTGCAGATAAGTATTTATCCGCTAAAAGGCCCGTAGAATTTATTTTCCCATTCTTGCACTATATATGTTTTATGATTATTACTTCATTAGCGGAAAGAAATAGTTGGCTAATTATTAGTCCGTTCAACTCATAAGTTCATGACATGAAAGCGATTTTGGCAGATTAAGAAAAGTTGGACAAGAAAGTTTCATGTCTAGCTAGTACACTTACTTTTACATTTCAATAATAGTTCACATTATTAATTTCTACATGTCAACGTTAAGACCTTTGTTTATAAAGTTAACATCTTACTTAGATGCTTCACAAtgtctcatgtaccttcaacttcACACACACGCACACAAAATTAACCATTTCCTCCAATCAAATGGTGAGAAAAAGGAGTAAAAACTTCCAATGATAATTGAAATCCTTAACTTGTGGAAGGAGAGAAGTCGTTTTCTTTTAACCTTTAGTTTCCAAATTACCCAAAAAAGGTAACTTGCTCTTTACTAATCCAATTTTTATGGGGGGAAAAAACGTAGAGGTCGATCCTTTTGTGTATAATGCACGCATAGCAAAATTTACAAAAGTAGAATACAGACTTACAGGATTCACGTGCTAGTGAAACCAATAATCAGTAGAAAGTTGAAATGATTGTGTCTTAGTTTGCAAATATAGAACTTTTTTTTTTAGTATCGTCTCTTTAACTACAAGGAGAAGTTTCCATTTTACCAATACACTTCGATTCTTGGCTACTAAAACCCAGTCTTTCACGATTCTTGGGAAATTTGTTTACGCAAGTTGTTAAATCATACTGAAAAAATACATATGGGATTTCTAAATTAGGTAGAATCTTTATAAATCAAGAAGCTCAATCACTCTTACTGACAACTGAAAGGACGACgttctttaaataattaaattcctttctATATATGGTAGTTGACAAGCCTGTGATAAAGCAGCCAGCTGAAGTGGACGAGGACGGGTGGACAAAAGTAGCTACTAGGTGTTACAAAGGTAGAAGGAATTAAAGCACTACCTCTCGCGGAAAGAAAAAGGAATTAGACCTTACTATAGTAGTGTACAAGAAATTGGGAAGAAAAGGATACTTGGTTTTTACTGCTGCCTGTTAATTTCCATTGTTTTCCGTTCACCCttgttactgttggagatgattaTTCATGTAGTAATTCAGATGTAGAGCAAATTATAGAGAATAAATGAAGATCAAGAACATATTagacagaagaagaagaagaagaaagaggaacgaagaggaagaagaggaacaTAGAACAGAGAAATGTAATCAATTAGGCTATAATTCTTATCTCTTATTATGATTCATCTGTATTataatacatgtatatatatagagTGCATATCCATGATATTGCAGCTCTAGATTACAATTATGAAAAGAATCTATCTTAACTAACACTTTAACAGATTTTACTAACTTAACTAACTTTAACTAACTTCTTGAAGTTTATGAACCGAGTTAGATTTTAGCTATCTCTACTTCTTATTTCTTCCATCATACtcaatactccccctcaagctaggTGGTGTAAAGATG is a genomic window of Nicotiana tabacum cultivar K326 chromosome 16, ASM71507v2, whole genome shotgun sequence containing:
- the LOC107774260 gene encoding putative trehalose-phosphate phosphatase J, translated to MTNQNVIVSDPRSGLESSFLSFSPAVPGPLPPPGRFIAVPAKKSFKNIESAAGDHGANRITALLDSMRASSPPRRSSETENLKSWIVHHPSALDMFEEIINASKGKQIIMFLDYDGTLSPIVDDPDKAFMTAEMREAVRDTAKYFPTAIVSGRCRAKVFNFVKLSELYYAGSHGMDIKAPAKGRKYRNGNNQTVLCQPAREFLPMIDEVYKSLVEKTKSIPGAKVENNKFCLSVHFRRVEEKRWTELAEQVKSVTKEYPKLRLTQGRKVLEIRPSIKWDKGKALEFLLESLGYANSNDVLPIYIGDDRTDEDAFKVLRDRG